A region of Longimicrobium sp. DNA encodes the following proteins:
- a CDS encoding O-acetyl-ADP-ribose deacetylase, with product MTDAELPVDGRIEVVQGDITRLEVDAIVNAANTSLLGGGGVDGAIHRAAGPGLVAECRVLNGCKTGQAKITGGHKLPAKWVIHTVGPVWQGGGHGEDELLASCYRESLNLASGKQLHTVAFPAVSTGVYRFPVHRAARIAAREVALFLSRNPHPRRVILVCFGEEAHREYLTAVQGGV from the coding sequence ACGGGCGCATCGAGGTGGTGCAGGGCGACATCACCCGTCTGGAGGTGGATGCCATCGTCAACGCCGCCAACACCTCGCTGCTGGGCGGGGGCGGCGTGGACGGCGCCATCCACCGCGCCGCCGGTCCGGGCCTCGTCGCGGAATGTCGCGTGCTGAACGGGTGCAAGACCGGGCAGGCGAAGATCACGGGGGGCCACAAGCTCCCCGCCAAGTGGGTGATCCATACCGTCGGCCCGGTATGGCAGGGCGGCGGGCATGGCGAGGACGAACTGCTGGCAAGCTGCTATCGCGAGTCGCTCAACCTCGCCTCGGGCAAGCAGTTGCATACCGTGGCATTCCCGGCCGTCAGCACCGGGGTTTACCGCTTTCCGGTGCATCGGGCGGCGCGCATTGCGGCGCGCGAGGTGGCCCTCTTCCTGTCCCGGAACCCGCATCCCCGGCGGGTGATCCTCGTATGCTTCGGCGAAGAGGCGCACAGAGAATACTTGACGGCGGTGCAAGGAGGCGTTTAA